A genomic stretch from Cellulomonas sp. KRMCY2 includes:
- a CDS encoding carbohydrate ABC transporter permease: MITDETVTTLDRPRRPAGRGTPASWVRSGGLSALLFALPLVVVFGVFSWLPIGRAVVMSFQETNLIVTSWVGLDNFRAVFADPLLPQAIRNTAWFALLALIFGYPLPLLAAVLMSDVRRLKGLFSALAYLPVVVPPVVAVLLWKFFYDPRPEGVFNSILGWVGLGPFPWLQDQTWAMPSLVLQATWAAAGGTVIIYLAALTSVPAELYDAAEVDGASIWRKIWHVTLPQLRGVLLITFILQIIGTAQVFLEPYLFTSGGPANATLTILLLIYRYAFGQSLGSDYGQATALSLLLAAFLAGMSLLYFRLTRSWSTT; this comes from the coding sequence ATGATCACCGACGAGACCGTCACCACCCTGGACCGGCCGAGACGCCCGGCCGGCCGCGGCACACCGGCATCCTGGGTCCGCTCAGGGGGGCTCAGTGCGCTCCTGTTCGCCCTGCCGCTGGTCGTGGTCTTCGGCGTGTTCTCGTGGCTGCCGATCGGCCGTGCCGTGGTGATGAGCTTCCAGGAGACCAACCTGATCGTCACGTCGTGGGTCGGGCTGGACAACTTCCGGGCGGTCTTCGCCGATCCCCTGCTGCCCCAGGCGATCCGCAACACCGCATGGTTCGCGCTCCTCGCGCTGATCTTCGGCTACCCGCTGCCGCTCCTGGCCGCCGTGCTGATGAGCGACGTCCGGCGACTGAAGGGCCTGTTCTCCGCCCTGGCCTACCTGCCCGTCGTCGTCCCGCCGGTCGTCGCGGTGCTGCTGTGGAAGTTCTTCTACGACCCGCGACCCGAGGGCGTCTTCAACAGCATCCTGGGCTGGGTCGGCCTCGGACCCTTCCCGTGGCTGCAGGACCAGACCTGGGCGATGCCGTCCCTCGTCCTGCAGGCCACCTGGGCGGCGGCCGGCGGCACGGTGATCATCTACCTCGCAGCGCTGACCAGCGTGCCGGCCGAGCTGTACGACGCCGCGGAGGTCGACGGCGCGTCCATCTGGCGCAAGATCTGGCACGTGACGCTGCCGCAGCTGCGCGGCGTCCTGCTCATCACCTTCATCCTGCAGATCATCGGGACCGCGCAGGTGTTCCTCGAGCCGTACCTGTTCACCAGCGGCGGACCGGCGAACGCCACCCTGACGATCCTGCTGCTGATCTACCGGTACGCCTTCGGGCAGAGCCTCGGCAGCGACTACGGGCAGGCCACCGCACTGAGCCTGCTGCTCGCGGCCTTCCTGGCCGGGATGTCCCTGCTCTACTTCCGCCTCACCCGCAGCTGGAGCACGACGTGA
- a CDS encoding ABC transporter substrate-binding protein, with protein MRSTRITSTLAIAGVLSIGLLAACSQTPDDGGAGADPGTDDAAQQEAEQITLSVVSLIPGSEQEAFDAFDERVAQFEELYPNITVEPQEYEWRATTFAAQLAGGTLPDVYEIPLTDAKTLIENGQLADIDAQFQALDYAGDFNESLLDAGMGEDGKVYAIPAKSIYGVALHYNRDMFTAAGLDPDKPPTTWDEVREYAKTIKDATGQAGYATMAANNTGGWQLTAATYSRGGRVQEADDDGTYTATLDNDGTREALEFLKALRWEDDSILADTTLDWSTINQAFAGGQTAMYTSGSDVYTSLVETNGVTASAYGLTAIPTDGADSGVLVGGTLAAVNVKADDATKDAAVKWIDFFYLSKLLDQEQAVADATVRFDNDQTVGTPVLPIFSRDQYELSLEWVADYVNVPLAQMEGYTSVMFDQPVVGEPSRSTQETYGALDLMVQAVLSDQNADIDALLAAGNTQVQALLDEG; from the coding sequence ATGAGGTCAACACGCATCACCTCGACGCTGGCGATCGCCGGCGTGCTGTCGATCGGCCTGCTCGCCGCCTGCAGCCAGACGCCCGACGACGGCGGTGCCGGGGCGGATCCTGGCACCGACGACGCCGCGCAGCAGGAGGCCGAGCAGATCACGCTGAGCGTGGTCAGCCTCATCCCCGGCTCGGAGCAGGAGGCCTTCGACGCCTTCGACGAGCGCGTCGCCCAGTTCGAGGAGCTCTACCCGAACATCACCGTGGAGCCGCAGGAGTACGAGTGGCGCGCGACGACGTTCGCGGCCCAGCTCGCCGGCGGCACCCTGCCGGACGTCTACGAGATCCCCCTGACCGACGCCAAGACCCTCATCGAGAACGGTCAGCTGGCCGACATCGACGCCCAGTTCCAGGCCCTCGACTACGCGGGCGACTTCAACGAGAGCCTGCTGGACGCCGGCATGGGCGAGGACGGCAAGGTCTACGCCATCCCCGCCAAGTCCATCTACGGCGTGGCCCTGCACTACAACCGCGACATGTTCACGGCCGCCGGGCTCGACCCCGACAAGCCGCCGACGACGTGGGACGAGGTTCGCGAATACGCGAAGACGATCAAGGACGCGACGGGCCAGGCCGGGTACGCGACCATGGCCGCCAACAACACCGGTGGCTGGCAGCTCACCGCCGCCACCTACTCGCGTGGTGGCCGGGTCCAGGAGGCCGACGACGACGGCACCTACACCGCGACCCTGGACAACGACGGCACGCGCGAGGCCCTGGAGTTCCTCAAGGCCCTGCGCTGGGAGGACGACTCGATCCTCGCCGACACGACGCTCGACTGGAGCACGATCAACCAGGCGTTCGCCGGTGGCCAGACCGCCATGTACACGTCCGGCTCCGACGTCTACACCTCGCTCGTCGAGACCAACGGCGTCACGGCGAGCGCCTACGGCCTGACCGCGATCCCGACCGACGGCGCCGACTCGGGCGTGCTGGTCGGCGGCACGCTCGCCGCCGTCAACGTCAAGGCGGACGACGCCACCAAGGACGCGGCCGTCAAGTGGATCGACTTCTTCTACCTGAGCAAGCTGCTCGACCAGGAGCAGGCCGTGGCCGACGCGACGGTCCGGTTCGACAACGACCAGACGGTCGGCACGCCCGTGCTGCCGATCTTCAGCCGGGACCAGTACGAGCTCTCGCTCGAGTGGGTCGCGGACTACGTCAACGTCCCGCTCGCCCAGATGGAGGGCTACACGAGTGTGATGTTCGACCAGCCGGTCGTGGGTGAGCCCAGCCGGTCCACGCAGGAGACCTACGGCGCGCTGGACCTGATGGTCCAGGCCGTGCTCTCCGACCAGAACGCCGACATCGACGCCCTGCTCGCGGCCGGCAACACCCAGGTCCAGGCTCTGCTCGACGAGGGCTGA
- a CDS encoding glycoside hydrolase family 13 protein produces the protein MAQLGTTAKGDAAWWREAVIYQVYVRSFADADGDGTGDLAGVRSRLPYLRDLGVDALWFTPWYRSPLADGGYDVADYRTIDPAFGALAEAEQLVGEALAMGIRTIIDIVPNHVSDQHPWFQAALAAGPGSAERERFWFHPGRGSGCDQIPTGWVSSFAGPTWTRTTGADGEPGEWYLHLFTPQQPDLNWNHPDVRAEHEAILRFWFDRGVAGIRIDSAALLVKDPALPEVPVAPGPGAHPHVDRDELHDIYRSWRAVAESYEPARVLVGEVWLEDQDRFAQYLRPDEMHTAFNFDFMARPWDAKELRQSIETTLDAHRLVGAPPTWVLSNHDVTRPVTRYGRAQSGFAFATKRFGTPTDLVAGRRRARAAALLSAALPGSLYIYQGDELGLPEVEDLPSDAIQDPMHFRSDGVDPGRDGCRVPLPWSGEQPPFGFSPDGAACPPWLPQPADWAGLTAQRQDADPTSTLSLYRAALAVRRREQGLHDGDLRWLDAAPGVIAFERGAGVACVVNLGAAPVPLPDHDELLLVSDALADGLLPPDTAAWLRLVS, from the coding sequence GTGGCGCAGCTCGGTACGACGGCGAAGGGCGACGCGGCCTGGTGGCGCGAGGCCGTGATCTACCAGGTCTACGTGCGCAGCTTCGCCGACGCCGACGGTGACGGCACGGGTGACCTCGCCGGCGTCCGCTCGAGGCTGCCGTACCTGCGCGACCTGGGTGTCGACGCCCTCTGGTTCACACCGTGGTACCGCTCACCGTTGGCCGACGGCGGCTACGACGTCGCCGACTACCGCACGATCGACCCGGCGTTCGGCGCGCTGGCCGAGGCCGAGCAGCTGGTCGGCGAGGCGCTCGCGATGGGCATCCGCACCATCATCGACATCGTCCCGAACCACGTCTCCGACCAGCACCCGTGGTTCCAGGCGGCCCTCGCGGCCGGGCCGGGCTCCGCCGAGCGGGAGCGCTTCTGGTTCCACCCCGGCAGGGGATCGGGCTGCGACCAGATCCCCACGGGCTGGGTGTCGAGCTTCGCCGGTCCGACCTGGACCCGCACGACCGGAGCCGACGGCGAACCGGGTGAGTGGTACCTGCACCTGTTCACCCCGCAGCAGCCCGACCTGAACTGGAACCACCCCGACGTCCGGGCCGAGCACGAGGCGATCCTGCGCTTCTGGTTCGATCGCGGCGTCGCCGGCATCCGGATCGACTCCGCCGCGCTCCTGGTCAAGGACCCCGCGCTGCCCGAGGTCCCGGTGGCGCCCGGGCCGGGCGCGCACCCGCACGTCGACCGCGACGAGCTGCACGACATCTACCGGTCGTGGCGAGCCGTCGCCGAGTCCTACGAACCGGCACGTGTGCTGGTGGGCGAGGTCTGGCTCGAGGACCAGGACCGGTTCGCGCAGTACCTGCGGCCGGACGAGATGCACACCGCGTTCAACTTCGACTTCATGGCCCGGCCGTGGGACGCCAAGGAGCTGCGCCAGTCGATCGAGACGACGCTCGACGCCCACCGTCTGGTCGGTGCGCCGCCCACCTGGGTGCTCTCCAACCACGACGTGACGCGGCCGGTCACCCGGTACGGCCGTGCACAGAGCGGGTTCGCCTTCGCCACCAAGCGCTTCGGCACGCCGACCGACCTGGTCGCCGGACGGCGTCGCGCGCGGGCCGCCGCCCTGCTCAGTGCGGCGTTGCCCGGGTCGCTCTACATCTACCAGGGCGACGAGCTCGGGCTGCCGGAGGTCGAGGACCTCCCGTCGGACGCCATCCAGGACCCGATGCACTTCCGCTCCGACGGGGTCGACCCGGGGCGTGACGGCTGCCGTGTCCCGCTCCCGTGGTCCGGCGAGCAGCCACCGTTCGGCTTCTCGCCCGACGGCGCAGCGTGCCCGCCCTGGCTTCCCCAGCCGGCGGACTGGGCAGGTCTCACCGCGCAGCGGCAGGACGCGGACCCGACGTCGACGCTCAGCCTCTACCGCGCGGCGCTCGCCGTGCGGCGGCGCGAGCAGGGCCTGCACGACGGCGACCTGCGCTGGCTCGACGCGGCACCAGGGGTCATCGCCTTCGAGCGTGGCGCAGGCGTCGCCTGCGTCGTCAACCTCGGCGCGGCGCCCGTGCCGCTCCCCGACCACGACGAGCTCCTGCTGGTCAGCGACGCGCTGGCCGACGGGCTCCTTCCCCCGGACACAGCCGCCTGGCTGCGTCTGGTCAGCTGA